In Nicotiana tabacum cultivar K326 chromosome 2, ASM71507v2, whole genome shotgun sequence, the following proteins share a genomic window:
- the LOC142166920 gene encoding uncharacterized protein LOC142166920, translated as MSSCSAENVNKLDKTKAFYHNIKGFLLEVSFPDYNSDVENQLDQAFKLGEKLPKVYITRGNCYLKLGGENLSRAKDCFEYVIKEDPSRKDVFRKLAMLEIRMLEENGGDIAEEIIDECIGHANKAVFMDVNDGISWCNCDRSSREVKTF; from the exons atgtCAAGCTGCAGTGCTGAAAATGTGAATAAG TTGGATAAAACAAAAGCATTTTATCATAACATCAAAGGATTTCTATTGGAGGTATCTTTCCCCGATTATAATTCGGATGTTGAAAATCAACTTGATCAAGCG TTTAAGTTGGGTGAAAAACTACCCAAAGTATATATCACTCGTGGTAATTGCTACTTGAAATTAGGTGGGGAGAACCTTAGTAGAGCTAAAGATTGCTTCGAATATGTCATTAAAGAG GATCCAAGTAGAAAGGACGTATTTCGAAAGTTAGCAATGCTTGAAATAAGAATGTTAGAAGAAAATG GGGGTGACATTGCCGAAGAAATCATTGATGAATGTATAGGTCATGCAAATAAAGCAGTTTTCATGGATGTAAATGATGGCATATCATGGTGTAACTGTGATAGAAGTAGTAGAGAAGTTAAGACATTTTAA